The Oleispira antarctica RB-8 genome contains the following window.
CGAAACTGACGTGATTACACACCAAAACTACAGGGCCAGTCTCTGGAATGTTTTCTAGGCCCTTATCTTGTACACGGTAAAGAGTATGCCCCAACATCCAGATGAAAAAGCGTAAAACAAACTCCGGTACGCGTGAATAAACGTAAAGAGCGACCACTATGTTCATTAGAGCTAATACTAAAAAGTACTCAGGAATCGTGAGCTCAATAACGACTAATGCCAAGATACCAATGGCAGCACTGGCAACCATGAAAATAGCATTGAACATATTATTAGCGGCAATGATTTGAGCACGATTTTTGTCATCACTTCTATGCTGAATTAACGCTTGTAGTGGCACCACAAACAAACCACCAAAGGCGCTGACCATCGCGATATCAAACATTAAACGCCAGTTTTCAGCTTGCTGAATAAACGCCATAGCCGACATGCCATCGATAACCTGAATACCTGACACTGAAAAGTATAAATCGATACCAAAAATACTCATGCCGATCGAGCCGATAGGGACGATCCCCAATTCGATTTTATGACCCGACAGTTTTTCACATAACAAAGAACCCATCGCGACGCCCAAAGAAAATAGGGTTAGCAATAAGGTAACAACTTGAGTGGAGCCGCCTAAATAATCGCGAGCGAAGTTTGGGAACTGAGTTAAATAGCTAGCACCGATAAACCAAAACCAACTGATCGCCATAATGGATAAATACACCGAACGATTCTCGCGTGCTTGCCCAAGGGTATTAACCATTTCGGTGAAGGGGTTCCAGTTGATTTTTAAATGAGGGTCGTTGGCCGCAGCTCGGGGAATAAATTGACTGGATAAAAAACCTAAGATCGCGAAGAAGACGATACCGCCAGCAATCCAGTATTGGCCTTGTTCAAAATCAAAGAAAATTCCCGCAGTAATCGTACCGATTAAAATTGCTAGAAAAGTCCCCATTTCTACCAAGGCGTTGCCGCCGACGAGTTCTTCATCATTCAGTTGTTGCGGTAATAATGCGAACTTAACCGGG
Protein-coding sequences here:
- a CDS encoding Permease of the major facilitator superfamily protein, whose protein sequence is MSQQGQFSLLNKRRFLPYFLTQALGAFNDNLYKNALLLLIAFGGISAQSDSALLTNLAAGLFILPFFLFSPVAGQIADKLEKSQLIRWVKGLEVIIMSLAATAIFMGNIWMMMVLLFLMGMQSAIFGPVKFALLPQQLNDEELVGGNALVEMGTFLAILIGTITAGIFFDFEQGQYWIAGGIVFFAILGFLSSQFIPRAAANDPHLKINWNPFTEMVNTLGQARENRSVYLSIMAISWFWFIGASYLTQFPNFARDYLGGSTQVVTLLLTLFSLGVAMGSLLCEKLSGHKIELGIVPIGSIGMSIFGIDLYFSVSGIQVIDGMSAMAFIQQAENWRLMFDIAMVSAFGGLFVVPLQALIQHRSDDKNRAQIIAANNMFNAIFMVASAAIGILALVVIELTIPEYFLVLALMNIVVALYVYSRVPEFVLRFFIWMLGHTLYRVQDKGLENIPETGPVVLVCNHVSFVDAMLIAGTYHRPIRFVMDRSIAEMTGLKTFFKIAKTIPICSPKANIDVYENAFKRIKKELESGEIICIFPEGKLTADGEVDTFKSGIERILKESPVPVVPMALGGMWGSVFSHKDGHALTKRPRRFWSKVTLTAAPFQSADSVSAASLERDVKALLRESS